Proteins from one Fragaria vesca subsp. vesca linkage group LG6, FraVesHawaii_1.0, whole genome shotgun sequence genomic window:
- the LOC101295835 gene encoding protoporphyrinogen oxidase, mitochondrial-like — protein MASPSQPHNHRSVKKVAVVGAGVSGLAAAYKLKSHGFDVTVLEAEGRAGGKLRSVSYNGLIWDEGANTMTEAETEVQTLLDSLGLRDKQQFPISQNKRYVARNGMPVLLPTNPIELIKSNFLSTKSKFQILLEPYLWKKKKVSDDHTQESVAGFFQRHFGKEVVDYLIDPFVAGTSAGDPESLSMPHSFPELWNIEKRYGSVITGTIRSKVSSRKEKRGDTKGSVEKGKRQRGSFSFQGGMQTLTDTLCKQLGKHELKLNSKVLSLSYSHDGSSTSENWSLSCVANDDKHSQSSSVDAIIMTAPLCSIKEMKITRRGTIFPLDFLPEVNYMPLSVLITSFKKENIKRPLEGFGVLVPSKEQENGLKTLGTLFSSMMFPDRAPSDQYLYTTFVGGSRNKELAKASKDELKQIVTSDIRQLLGAEGEPTFVNHYYWSKAFPLYGHNYDSVIEAIEKMEKNLPGLFYAGNHRGGLSVGKAIASGCKAADLVISYLESSSDGKILQQGSS, from the exons ATGGCCTCCCCTTCCCAACCACACAACCACC GCTCCGTTAAAAAAGTGGCCGTCGTCGGCGCCGGTGTTAG TGGCCTTGCTGCTGCCTACAAGCTGAAGTCACATGGTTTCGATGTTACGGTACTCGAAGCCGAGGGAAGAGCCGGAGGGAAGCTGAGGAGTGTGTCTTATAATGGCCTGATTTGGGATGAGGGAGCAAACACAATG ACCGAGGCTGAGACCGAGGTGCAGACTTTGCTTGACAGTCTGGGGCTTCGAGACAAGCAACAATTT CCAATTTCACAGAACAAACGGTATGTTGCACGGAACGGAATGCCTGTGCTG CTACCTACCAATCCAATTGAGCTGATCAAGAGCAACTTTCTTTCTACAAAATCAAAG TTTCAGATTCTTCTGGAGCCATATTTGTGGAAGAAAAAAAAAGTGTCTGATGATCACACCCAAGAAAG TGTGGCTGGGTTTTTTCAGCGTCATTTTGGGAAAGAG GTCGTTGATTATCTCATTGATCCCTTTGTTGCTGGTACAAGTGCTGGAGATCCAGAATCTCTTTCG ATGCCACATTCCTTTCCGGAGTTATGGAACATAGAAAAGAG GTATGGTTCGGTCATAACTGGGACAATTCGGTCAAAAGTATCTTCCAGGAAAGAAAAACGTGGAGATACAAAAGGTTCTGTAGAGAAAGGAAAGCGTCAGCGCGGTTCTTTTTCCTTTCAAGGTGGTATGCAG ACACTCACTGATACATTGTGCAAACAGCTTGGCAAACATGAGCTTAAACTGAATTCAAAGGTCTTATCATTATCTTACAGTCATGATGGGAGCAGTACATCAGAAAATTGGTCGCTTTCCTGTGTTGCTAATGATGACAAGCATTCACAAAGTTCATCTGTTGATGCTATAATCATGACG GCTCCATTATGTAGTATCAAAGAAATGAAGATCACAAGAAGAGGAACCATCTTCCCTCTTGATTTTCTTCCAGAG GTGAATTATATGCCACTATCAGTTCTTATAACCAGCTTCAAGAAGGAAAACATTAAAAGGCCTCTTGAGGGATTTGGAGTTCTTGTTCCCTCCAAAGAGCAGGAAAATGGCTTAAAAACACTAG GTACACTATTTTCTTCCATGATGTTTCCAGATCGTGCACCTAGTGACCAATATCTTTACACTACGTTTGTTGGGGGAAGTCGAAACAAGGAACTGGCAAAAGCTTCAAA GGATGAGTTGAAGCAAATTGTTACCTCTGATATAAGGCAACTTTTGGGAGCAGAAGGCGAGCCGACATTTGTGAA TCATTACTACTGGAGCAAAGCATTTCCATTGTATGGGCATAACTACGATTCAGTCATAGAAGCAATCGAGAAGATGGAGAAAAACCTACCTGGTTTATTCTATGCAG GTAACCATAGGGGTGGACTGTCTGTTGGCAAAGCAATAGCTTCTGGGTGCAAAGCAGCTGATCTTGTAATCTCCTATCTGGAATCTTCTTCAGATGGCAAGATACTTCAGCAAGGATCGTCATAG
- the LOC101294203 gene encoding ankyrin-3-like, with amino-acid sequence MTVFSGRQVFPVDCEAEVSQRLLEASLAGDLKSATELAADPFVDVNFVGAVCLRSRRTEVVLRDESASEVRVGYEEFKTDVTALFVAVHGGNVELVKKLLSIGADVNQKLFRGFATTAAVREGHLEILKILLKAGASQPACEEALLEASCHGNAKFVELLMSSDLIRPHLAVHAIVIACCRGFVDVVDNLMKCGVDASAVDRILLQSSKPSLHTNVDCSALVAAVVSRQVATVRLLLKAGARTDIQVRLGAWSWDIATGEELRVGAGLAEPYPITWCAVEYFEASGSILHLLLQNISPNTPYCGRTLLHHAILCGNVGAVHALLHCGANVESPVKTTGRTMFNPIHMAARLGLSTVLQCLIDSGCDINSKTDSGETALMICAKYKQQECLRVLVMAGADFGLVNVAAQSVSSISVTNRWSLGFQEVLIGIIRTGKIPKSSNFSVFSPLMFVAQAGDIEALKAIVDSGEFEIDYQDDKGFSPVMITALEGHVEAFRLLVYAGADVKLSNKSGETAITLSALSQNRDLFEKVMLEYALEKGNRYAGGFYALHCAARRGDMDAAKLLTSRGYDVNVPDGDGYTPLMLAAREGYGSMCELLISHGAKLEVMNAKGETPLSLARKKGGLKNDAERVILDELARKLVLRGARVLKHTKGGKGSPHEKDLRMVGSAGVLRWGKSNQRNVICREAEVSASPAFIRNRRSKSDVSEAGVFRVVTVKNKEVHFVCEGGVEMAELWVRGITLVTKEAGYFQ; translated from the exons ATGACGGTTTTCTCCGGCAGACAGGTCTTCCCGGTGGACTGCGAGGCCGAGGTTTCGCAACGCCTTCTCGAAGCCTCGCTCGCCGGAGATCTGAAGTCCGCGACCGAGCTCGCCGCCGATCCTTTCGTCGACGTCAACTTCGTCGGCGCCGTGTGCCTGAGATCGAGGAGGACGGAGGTGGTGCTGAGGGACGAGTCGGCGAGCGAGGTCCGAGTTGGTTACGAGGAGTTCAAAACTGACGTCACGGCGCTTTTTGTGGCGGTTCATGGTGGAAATGTTGAGCTGGTGAAGAAATTGCTG AGCATTGGAGCTGATGTAAATCAGAAGCTCTTCCGGGGCTTTGCGACAACAGCAGCAGTGAGAGAGGGCCATCTTGAGATTCTCAAGATCCTACTTAAAGCTGGAGCATCTCAACCAGCTTGTGAAGAAGCTTTGTTGGAGGCAAGTTGTCATGGAAATGCTAAATTCGTGGAGCTGCTTATGTCCTCTGATTTGATCAGGCCCCATCTTGCTGTGCATGCTATTGTCATAGCATGCTGTAGGGGGTTTGTGGATGTGGTGGACAATCTCATGAAG TGTGGTGTGGATGCAAGTGCTGTCGATAGGATACTGCTTCAGTCATCTAAGCCTTCTCTGCACACCAATGTCGACTGTAGTGCACTCGTAGCTGCAGTTGTTAGCAGGCAGGTTGCTACTGTCCGTTTGCTGCTAAAG GCTGGTGCAAGGACAGATATCCAAGTGAGGCTGGGAGCATGGTCATGGGACATTGCTACTGGGGAAGAGTTGCGCGTTGGTGCAGGACTGGCTGAACCTTATCCCATTACTTGGTGTGCAGTGGAATACTTTGAAGCTAGTGGTTCAATCTTGCATTTGCTCCTCCAAAATATTTCTCCTAATACCCCTTACTGTGGAAGAACTCTCCTGCACCATGCCATCCTATGCGGCAATGTAGGAGCTGTGCATGCGCTCCTACATTGTGGCGCCAATGTAGAATCCCCCGTTAAAACAACTGGGAGGACAATGTTTAATCCAATACACATGGCTGCACGCCTTGGCTTGTCAACAGTCCTTCAATGTTTGATCGACTCTGGTTGTGATATAAACTCCAAGACAGACTCTGGTGAGACAGCTCTAATGATCTGTGCAAAATATAAACAGCAAGAGTGTCTCAGAGTATTGGTCATGGCTGGTGCTGATTTTGGCTTGGTCAATGTTGCTGCTCAGTCTGTCAGTTCAATTTCTGTCACAAATCGGTGGTCCCTTGGATTTCAGGAGGTATTGATAGGTATAATAAGAACCGGCAAGATACCTAAATCCAGCAACTTTTCTGTTTTCTCTCCCCTAATGTTTGTCGCTCAAGCTGGTGATATTGAGGCCTTAAAAGCTATAGTTGATTCAGGAGAATTTGAGATTGATTATCAGGATGATAAAGGTTTTAGTCCAGTTATGATCACTGCTTTGGAGGGTCATGTCGAAGCATTCCGGTTGCTGGTTTATGCAGGAGCTGATGTAAAGTTGTCCAACAAATCTGGTGAGACGGCAATCACTCTATCAGCATTGAGCCAAAACCGTGACCTATTTGAGAAGGTGATGCTTGAATATGCACTCGAAAAGGGCAATCGATATGCTGGGGGTTTCTATGCTCTACATTGTGCTGCACGTCGTGGGGACATGGACGCAGCCAAGTTGTTAACAAGTAGGGGTTACGATGTAAATGTCCCTGATGGAGATGGTTATACACCTCTCATGTTAGCAGCCAGGGAAGGCTATGGTTCCATGTGTGAACTCTTGATCTCTCATGGGGCCAAGCTAGAGGTCATGAATGCTAAAGGCGAAACACCACTCTCACTTGCGAGGAAAAAGGGTGGTCTGAAAAATGATGCTGAGCGTGTGATACTAGATGAACTTGCTCGCAAGCTGGTGCTTCGTGGGGCTCGGGTTCTCAAGCACACAAAGGGTGGTAAAGGAAGCCCTCATGAGAAAGATCTGAGAATGGTGGGGAGTGCAGGGGTGCTACGATGGGGCAAGTCGAATCAGAGAAATGTGATATGCCGAGAGGCTGAGGTGAGTGCTAGCCCAGCTTTTATCAGGAACAGGCGGAGCAAGAGTGATGTTAGTGAAGCCGGAGTGTTTAGGGTTGTGACTGTCAAGAACAAGGAGGTGCATTTTGTGTGCGAAGGTGGGGTTGAAATGGCCGAGCTTTGGGTGAGAGGTATAACGCTTGTGACCAAAGAGGCCGGCTATTTTCAGTAA
- the LOC101294497 gene encoding F-box protein At5g07610-like, whose translation MEQILCLERCSGSTLGETVANIEELLTEILVRVPARPLVRFKCVSKRWLSLISDPKFCHRHTLRNPHPSISAIFTNVSTDFYHITLDHLEQCDTSTNPGNKRIPASAARNPLNFVPHLYGTYIVQSCNGLFLCLPDPPIGSPPIINHPYYVLNPTTNQFSALVPPAAAAATTHQPRIFGYALAFDPSKSPHYKVVFLWSVNEPVDGYCRFFHIEIYSSETQSWRLHDSSFIRKPNVDYRKGYTAMAQFIG comes from the coding sequence ATGGAGCAGATACTTTGCCTAGAACGCTGCAGCGGCAGCACCTTAGGAGAAACGGTAGCCAACATAGAAGAACTCCTTACCGAAATCCTTGTGCGTGTGCCTGCTCGACCTCTGGTTCGATTCAAATGCGTCTCCAAGCGTTGGCTCTCTCTTATATCCGACCCCAAATTCTGTCATCGCCACACCCTCAGGAACCCCCATCCCTCCATCTCTGCCATTTTCACTAACGTATCCACTGACTTTTATCACATCACTCTTGATCATCTAGAACAATGTGACACTAGTACTAATCCTGGAAACAAAAGGATACCTGCGTCTGCAGCCCGCAATCCTCTTAACTTCGTTCCACACCTATATGGAACCTACATTGTTCAGTCCTGTAATGGCCTCTTCTTGTGCCTTCCCGATCCTCCAATAGGTAGCCCTCCGATAATTAACCATCCATATTATGTTCTCAATCCCACAACCAACCAGTTCTCCGCACTTGTTCCTCCAGCTGCTGCTGCTGCTACTACACATCAGCCCCGTATATTCGGTTACGCTTTGGCTTTTGACCCTTCCAAATCACCTCATTACAAGGTGGTCTTCCTTTGGAGCGTCAATGAACCAGTAGATGGCTATTGCCGTTTTTTTCACATAGAGATATACTCTTCTGAGACTCAAAGTTGGAGGCTTCACGATTCCTCTTTCATTAGGAAACCTAATGTCGACTATCGTAAAGGGTATACTGCAATGGCGCAGTTCATTGGGTAG